The DNA sequence GGCCATGAACTCCTGGCGGAACCTGGCCTGGGTGCAGGCGTAAAGGTACATATTGACGGAAGCATTCGTGAGTCTCAGCATGTTGCCGATGTCAGCCGCCACGTTGATCTGTCGACTGTAGTCATTCCGATCCAGGCCAAAGTAGACGATGCGCAGGATGATCTGGGTGATGGCGCGGGTGGCAGAGAGCAGCACAAAGCTCATGGACACGGTCACTAGGAGAACTATGGACTTCCTTTTCCTGGAGCGCACCAGGGGCATCACCCGGTAGGCCTCCGGGCTCAGGGCATTGGCCGCCACAATGTGGACCCGGTTGCTGAGGGAGATCTTCCGCAGGGTCAACCCGTTGAGGGTGAggatgatttggaaaggcaggACGAAGGACACAAGCGTCTGTGCCCACACCATGGTGTGCACATAACCGTGGGGGGCGCTACGGTC is a window from the Esox lucius isolate fEsoLuc1 chromosome 12, fEsoLuc1.pri, whole genome shotgun sequence genome containing:
- the LOC105007027 gene encoding probable G-protein coupled receptor 139 produces the protein MKAKFCTPRNALKAIAIVLFVAHLLSIPYYWFNVSVYNQNQSIWVCVYDRSAPHGYVHTMVWAQTLVSFVLPFQIILTLNGLTLRKISLSNRVHIVAANALSPEAYRVMPLVRSRKRKSIVLLVTVSMSFVLLSATRAITQIILRIVYFGLDRNDYSRQINVAADIGNMLRLTNASVNMYLYACTQARFRQEFMAFFRKVFSHCKIGKTVRSHDPGVCHF